The following proteins are encoded in a genomic region of Leptospira fainei serovar Hurstbridge str. BUT 6:
- a CDS encoding LA_3696 family protein, with protein sequence MLDYRQIPIRLREFIGKEESQELANAINSAFTRHERNMRVKLMDMFERRLLQESGLVRKEIRTLSYAVSEIRTEMTSLKLEIASVKSEMYRLIANQTKWIVTSLFAVVALLPILERISFRIF encoded by the coding sequence ATGCTGGATTATCGTCAAATACCCATTCGGTTGCGCGAATTCATTGGAAAGGAAGAAAGTCAGGAACTTGCGAATGCGATAAATTCAGCATTTACACGACACGAACGAAATATGAGAGTAAAATTAATGGATATGTTTGAACGAAGACTTCTTCAAGAATCCGGGTTGGTTCGTAAAGAAATACGAACTTTATCGTACGCAGTATCCGAAATCCGGACAGAGATGACGAGTCTGAAACTAGAAATTGCCTCGGTAAAGTCCGAAATGTACCGTCTCATTGCTAATCAAACGAAATGGATTGTAACAAGTCTCTTCGCTGTAGTCGCCCTTTTGCCGATTTTAGAACGAATCTCTTTTCGAATTTTCTAG
- a CDS encoding lysophospholipid acyltransferase family protein, whose protein sequence is MEKEAKAYLTIRNFVAPFIGLAVNITAYGTENIVSNGKLILVCNHRSDMDPFILSYTFPRFISWVAAEYTFRIPIFKDLAKIAGGIPMSVDGKISLASIKMIQQVFKRGDVLGIFPEGHDYMVRNDFKKPMIDFHEGFAAFSIRNKVDILPCVIIPIEESYSDIPIPPIVRSFMGMPKDVCEIKKRAIYKKVKVVYGEKIDHTPYLAGTLDENLKRLSDEVRNRMLMLMEGQYAEA, encoded by the coding sequence GTGGAAAAAGAGGCAAAAGCTTATCTTACAATTAGAAATTTCGTCGCACCGTTCATCGGGTTAGCGGTTAATATCACCGCTTACGGGACGGAAAACATTGTTTCTAATGGAAAGTTAATTTTAGTCTGTAATCATCGCTCGGATATGGATCCGTTCATTCTTTCTTACACGTTCCCGAGGTTTATTTCTTGGGTCGCCGCCGAATACACTTTCAGAATACCGATCTTTAAGGATCTCGCTAAGATAGCGGGGGGAATTCCTATGTCGGTCGATGGAAAAATTTCTCTCGCTTCCATTAAAATGATTCAACAGGTGTTTAAGCGAGGAGACGTTTTAGGAATTTTTCCGGAAGGTCATGATTATATGGTTCGGAATGATTTCAAGAAACCGATGATAGATTTTCATGAAGGTTTTGCGGCATTCTCGATTCGTAATAAAGTCGATATCCTTCCTTGTGTGATCATACCGATAGAAGAAAGCTATTCCGATATACCGATTCCTCCGATTGTGCGTAGCTTTATGGGCATGCCGAAAGACGTCTGCGAAATCAAGAAGCGTGCAATTTATAAGAAAGTTAAAGTAGTGTATGGAGAAAAAATCGACCATACTCCTTATCTTGCCGGGACGTTGGACGAGAATTTGAAACGATTATCCGACGAAGTCCGTAATAGAATGTTGATGTTGATGGAAGGCCAGTACGCGGAAGCCTAA
- a CDS encoding WbuC family cupin fold metalloprotein produces the protein MHQFNRQLINEELFQKLIHDASNSPRGRVNHNFHDLSEPYQRFLNVLTRETYVQVHRHKNPPKPETFLVLRGRLGFILFNDDGSIQEKHVLNSDGPVFGIDIQPGVYHSIVCLSENCICFEGKSGPYDPETDKEFATWSPSPSDPKKIEYLEFLRNLF, from the coding sequence TTGCATCAGTTCAATAGACAACTCATCAACGAGGAGCTATTCCAGAAACTCATTCACGACGCTTCCAATTCACCTCGAGGCAGAGTGAATCATAATTTTCACGACCTTTCCGAACCGTACCAACGCTTCCTAAACGTTCTCACGAGAGAAACCTACGTTCAAGTGCATCGACACAAAAATCCGCCTAAGCCCGAAACCTTTCTAGTCTTACGAGGAAGGCTAGGTTTCATTCTCTTTAATGATGACGGCTCCATTCAGGAAAAGCACGTCTTGAATTCCGACGGCCCCGTTTTCGGCATAGACATTCAACCCGGCGTCTATCATTCGATCGTTTGCCTTTCCGAAAATTGTATCTGTTTTGAAGGAAAATCGGGACCGTACGATCCGGAAACGGATAAGGAATTTGCGACTTGGTCCCCATCGCCATCCGATCCCAAAAAAATTGAGTATTTAGAATTTCTCAGGAATCTATTTTAA
- a CDS encoding ABC transporter ATP-binding protein, with amino-acid sequence MNTNQSIISVKNVRKKFKDVVAVNDLSLEIGKGEFVALLGPNGAGKTTLIEMLEGIQSPDKGEITLLGKTWKSNETFLRSKIGLALQETRFMDRATVWETLKLFGSFYKVGESRMIEILQLTDLEEKKETYVNSLSGGQRQRLALGVSIMNKPEILFLDEPTTGLDPGARRDIWRILEDLKKEGTTMILTTHYMEEAEVLCERIIVMNKGVILDQGNLSELLGKLGGGEIVRFTLENGQNPESSLPVSGKSKFLWDGSTKQGRVFVDKITEYLPLMLDSFSKSGISLKELECHKKTLDDLFLSMTGRGLEE; translated from the coding sequence GTGAATACAAATCAATCCATTATCTCGGTAAAAAATGTACGTAAAAAATTCAAAGACGTAGTAGCTGTGAACGATCTTTCGTTAGAGATCGGCAAAGGTGAATTCGTCGCCTTACTCGGTCCGAACGGTGCAGGAAAGACCACGCTGATAGAAATGTTGGAAGGCATTCAAAGTCCGGATAAGGGAGAAATCACTCTCCTAGGAAAAACTTGGAAGAGTAATGAAACTTTTCTGAGAAGTAAAATCGGTTTAGCGCTACAAGAAACAAGATTCATGGATCGTGCAACGGTCTGGGAAACTCTCAAATTATTCGGAAGCTTTTACAAAGTCGGCGAATCCCGCATGATTGAAATTCTACAGCTCACAGATCTGGAAGAGAAAAAGGAAACGTACGTGAATAGTCTTTCCGGCGGCCAACGACAAAGATTAGCTTTGGGCGTCTCGATCATGAATAAGCCTGAAATACTTTTTTTAGACGAACCCACTACAGGATTGGATCCAGGTGCAAGACGGGATATTTGGAGAATTTTGGAAGATCTTAAAAAGGAAGGGACCACCATGATTCTTACGACTCATTATATGGAAGAAGCGGAGGTCCTGTGCGAGAGAATCATCGTCATGAATAAGGGAGTCATTCTAGATCAAGGGAATTTGTCGGAATTGCTTGGAAAGTTGGGCGGCGGAGAAATCGTTCGGTTTACCCTTGAAAACGGACAAAATCCGGAGTCCTCTCTTCCTGTATCGGGAAAATCCAAGTTTCTCTGGGATGGAAGCACAAAGCAAGGAAGGGTGTTTGTGGACAAAATTACCGAGTATCTACCTCTTATGTTGGATTCATTTTCGAAATCGGGAATTTCGTTAAAAGAATTAGAATGTCATAAAAAAACGTTAGACGATCTGTTCCTTTCCATGACGGGAAGAGGTCTGGAAGAATGA
- a CDS encoding patatin-like phospholipase family protein produces MPIIDDTEFLSRKSTDSNHKLGDVLQGIWIENEICFAIAGGGCKAFYGLGIGHELKSWGLKLTEVSGVSAGAAMVLCLLCESEEESVAFFERIVRKNPRNFYFTKLFSGERAFPHEEMYRRTIRFGMDFPKIIKSGAKVYIHTIRAFPKRDSLKNTFRLARLIAETGKAFLEDERDRSRGLHTERTFRVLRNWNMKEVLFTETDFHDPNTIEQIILNSSSIPPVVSFQKHRKEYYLDGGLTNNLLIETFPPNSKVIGVHYEPTTLVGKDRHLLDRCLLMTPSRPLPITSFDYTNAKGVRETYELGKSDALKNKGRILEYLKKNWVKRAGKFRSNS; encoded by the coding sequence ATGCCGATCATAGACGACACAGAGTTTCTTTCCAGAAAATCGACCGACTCAAATCATAAATTGGGGGACGTACTTCAGGGAATTTGGATAGAAAACGAAATTTGCTTCGCTATCGCCGGAGGAGGCTGCAAGGCTTTTTACGGACTTGGAATTGGACACGAATTAAAATCTTGGGGGCTTAAGCTTACGGAAGTCTCGGGAGTTTCTGCCGGGGCCGCGATGGTATTATGTTTATTATGCGAATCGGAGGAAGAGTCGGTCGCATTTTTCGAACGGATCGTTCGAAAGAATCCGCGTAACTTTTACTTTACGAAGTTGTTTAGCGGTGAACGCGCTTTTCCGCATGAGGAGATGTATCGCCGCACGATTCGATTCGGTATGGATTTCCCCAAGATAATAAAATCCGGCGCTAAGGTCTATATTCATACGATTCGGGCATTTCCGAAACGTGACTCATTGAAAAATACGTTTAGGTTAGCGCGGTTGATTGCGGAAACGGGAAAAGCATTTTTAGAAGATGAACGCGACCGAAGTCGCGGTTTGCATACCGAGCGCACGTTCCGAGTTCTCAGAAATTGGAATATGAAAGAGGTTCTATTTACCGAAACCGACTTTCATGATCCAAATACGATTGAGCAGATTATTTTGAATTCCTCTTCCATCCCCCCGGTGGTTTCATTCCAGAAACATAGAAAAGAATACTATTTGGACGGGGGACTGACAAATAATCTGCTCATAGAAACATTTCCGCCTAATTCGAAAGTGATCGGAGTTCATTATGAACCGACTACGCTCGTTGGAAAAGATCGTCACTTACTTGACCGATGTCTTCTAATGACTCCTTCCCGACCGCTTCCTATAACTTCGTTCGACTATACGAATGCAAAAGGGGTTCGTGAAACTTACGAATTGGGAAAGAGTGATGCCCTGAAAAATAAGGGACGAATCCTGGAATATTTAAAGAAAAATTGGGTTAAGCGTGCCGGAAAATTCCGTTCGAACTCATAG
- a CDS encoding Tic20-like protein: MSSQRFNTREFLEDLKRLLQGDEYPNSFAAISYIPFFGWTLSWFFRKHQEICRFHAVQAMKLNSGFVFLYLVVWFLREFPILSSILKLIKANPIVTDFLSYVAWSLLTIYSLIGAIQAYQGKNYVLPFFPEIENEVRKILGKIRGTQG; the protein is encoded by the coding sequence ATGTCCTCCCAGAGATTCAATACCCGGGAATTCCTGGAAGATTTAAAACGCCTCTTGCAAGGGGACGAATATCCAAATTCTTTCGCGGCAATTTCTTACATACCGTTCTTCGGATGGACTTTATCCTGGTTTTTTAGAAAGCATCAGGAAATTTGCCGGTTTCACGCGGTGCAAGCGATGAAGCTAAATTCAGGCTTCGTATTTTTGTATTTAGTAGTTTGGTTTTTACGGGAATTTCCGATTTTGAGTTCTATCTTAAAATTAATTAAAGCGAATCCAATCGTTACCGATTTCTTGAGTTACGTCGCATGGTCCTTACTTACGATTTACAGTTTAATCGGCGCAATACAAGCCTACCAAGGTAAAAATTACGTACTACCTTTCTTCCCGGAAATAGAGAATGAAGTTCGAAAGATACTCGGAAAAATTCGCGGAACTCAAGGCTAA
- a CDS encoding class I SAM-dependent RNA methyltransferase, translated as MSAEKNRSKGLKKSAKNSESQRKEILLGREVSDIAIEKWANLGTAIAHLDGKTVFVKAGIPGEFVKIKIEKETSSLIWGTVVSINRASQSRISSDCTSFPECGGCSYRHISYEKELKIKEELLLETLEGIGKLNRSLLPELKILSGPSGAYRNTAQIKLQKSGQTLIAGFFKENSNSLVKFPADGCKHLPNEMNEYIKNSLEKKVGKTSTKELRLRFSSGAVIEYKEEAVNIGPYLDERLQWRIPPSGFTQVNRFLIEPWLRMIRSWIPEKPEIILELYSGAGLISLSISSKIAKLFGFELSNSSVLSARENAKQAGKSNLEFQTLNLEKNFPSSEIASQATIWILNPPRSGASKKVLQSVERYKPTSLIYSSCNHTTLSRDLRELALIGYKIKNIVLVDFFPRTQHFEVLVQAIL; from the coding sequence ATGAGTGCGGAAAAGAACCGTTCGAAGGGTCTAAAAAAATCCGCTAAAAATTCGGAAAGTCAAAGAAAGGAAATTCTTCTCGGTCGTGAAGTCTCGGATATCGCGATTGAAAAATGGGCGAATTTAGGAACGGCAATCGCTCATTTGGACGGGAAAACCGTTTTTGTTAAAGCCGGAATTCCCGGTGAATTCGTTAAAATTAAAATCGAAAAAGAAACATCTTCCCTGATTTGGGGAACAGTCGTATCGATAAATCGAGCGTCGCAATCACGTATTTCAAGCGATTGCACATCGTTTCCGGAATGCGGCGGTTGCTCCTATCGTCATATCTCGTATGAGAAAGAACTAAAAATTAAAGAAGAATTATTATTAGAAACTCTAGAGGGAATCGGGAAACTCAATCGTTCGCTGCTTCCGGAATTGAAAATATTAAGCGGACCGAGCGGAGCCTATCGTAATACAGCACAAATTAAGCTTCAGAAATCTGGTCAAACGTTGATTGCGGGATTTTTTAAAGAAAATTCAAACTCCCTCGTGAAATTTCCTGCGGACGGTTGTAAACATCTTCCTAACGAGATGAACGAATATATTAAAAATTCGTTGGAAAAGAAAGTCGGGAAAACCTCGACTAAGGAACTCCGGCTTCGATTTTCATCCGGTGCGGTGATCGAATATAAAGAGGAAGCGGTGAATATCGGTCCTTACCTGGACGAGCGGTTACAGTGGCGAATTCCTCCGAGTGGATTTACGCAAGTGAATCGGTTTCTAATAGAACCTTGGCTACGGATGATTCGCTCCTGGATTCCTGAGAAACCGGAGATAATCTTGGAGCTTTATAGCGGCGCCGGCCTGATAAGTTTATCAATATCTTCTAAAATCGCGAAGCTCTTCGGTTTTGAATTGTCGAATTCATCGGTATTGAGCGCTCGCGAGAATGCGAAACAAGCCGGTAAATCGAATCTTGAATTTCAGACGTTGAATTTAGAGAAGAATTTTCCGTCCTCCGAAATTGCATCACAAGCTACAATTTGGATTTTGAATCCTCCGAGATCGGGAGCTTCCAAAAAAGTTTTGCAATCCGTAGAACGATATAAGCCAACGAGCTTGATTTATTCCAGCTGCAATCATACTACTTTGTCTCGGGATTTGAGAGAATTAGCTTTAATCGGTTACAAAATTAAAAACATCGTTTTAGTGGACTTCTTTCCGAGAACTCAACATTTTGAAGTTTTAGTTCAAGCGATATTGTAG